Proteins encoded together in one Nyctibius grandis isolate bNycGra1 chromosome 1, bNycGra1.pri, whole genome shotgun sequence window:
- the LOC137668292 gene encoding interleukin-17F-like — protein MAFAGCAVVFRSLILVLVLALTVRSSPHGRVGHPRHSKHGGSVRLGEDCLNQKSPKFPTTVKVDIRISNSDHAFRMVHDVRNRSLAPWDYRFDEDPNRFPQVIADAKCRLSGCVNSLGQEDHSLNSVPIRQEILVLRREQRGCLPTYRLEKKVITVGCTCAVPVIHHQS, from the exons ATGGCTTTTGCTGGCTGTGCTGTAGTG TTCAGATCACTGATTTTGGTGCTGGTTCTAGCACTCACCGTAAGGAGCTCACCCCACGGGAGGGTGGGTCATCCTCGACATAGCAAGCACGGCGGCTCTGTGAGGCTTGGTGAAGATTGCCTGAACCAAAAGAGTCCCAAATTCCCTACAACGGTGAAAGTTGACATTCGTATTAGCAATTCAGATCATGCCTTTAGGATGGTCCATGATGTGAGGAACCGGTCTCTTGCTCCTTGGGATTACAG GTTCGATGAGGATCCCAACCGCTTCCCCCAGGTAATCGCTGATGCCAAGTGCCGCCTCTCCGGCTGCGTGAACTCACTGGGGCAGGAGGACCACAGCCTCAACTCCGTCCCCATCCGACAGGAGATCCTCGTCCTCCGGCGTGAGCAGCGGGGCTGCCTGCCCACCTACCGCCTGGAGAAGAAAGTCATCACCGTGGGCTGCACGTGTGCCGTTCCAGTCATCCACCACCAGTCCTAG
- the MCM3 gene encoding DNA replication licensing factor MCM3, giving the protein MAAPAGGLEDAELREAQRDYLDFLDDEEDQGIYHSKVRDMISDNQYRLLVSINDLRRKNEKRAHRLLSNAFEELIAFQRALKDFVASVDATYAKQYEDFYIGLEGSFGSKHVSPRTLTACFLSCIVCVEGIVTKCSLVRPKIVRSVHYCPATKKTIERRYTDMTSLDAFPSSSVYPTKDEENNPLETEFGLSVYKDHQTITIQEMPEKAPAGQLPRSVDVILDDDLVDKVKPGDRIQVVGTYRCLPGKKGGYTSGTFRTILIACHVKQMSKDVRPLYSAADVAKIKRFSKSRSKDIFDQLARSLAPSIHGHEYIKKAILCMLLGGVEKILENGSRIRGDINILLIGDPSVAKSQLLRYVLSTAPRAIPTTGRGSSGVGLTAAVTTDQETGERRLEAGAMVLADRGVVCIDEFDKMSDIDRTAIHEVMEQGRVTIAKAGIHARLNSRCSVLAAANPVYGRYDQYKTPMENIGLQDSLLSRFDLLFIVLDQMDPEQDREISDHVLRMHRYRNPNEQDGDAMPLGSAVEILATEDPDFVQEEEQELQVYEKHNDLLHGPNRRKEKIVSMEFMRKYIHVAKMIKPVLTQESASYIAEEYSRLRSQSQMNSDIARTSPVTARTLETLIRLSTAHAKARMNKTVDLQDAEAALELVQFAYFKKVLEKEKKRRKQAEDDSETEKEEDEESQPKEERRMRRRKKARTGGEGDSYDPYDFSDAEEEMPEVQAHGPKTPKASATGEAKKLELAEPRLKAFKAALLEVFKTSHAQSVGLKNVMESINHDNPEPFSLAEVKVALAHMQDDNQIMVSDDIIFLI; this is encoded by the exons ATGGCGGCACCGGCGGGCGGGCTGGAGGACGCGGAGCTGCGGGAGGCGCAGCGCGACTACCTCGATTTCCTGGACGATGAG GAAGATCAAGGGATTTACCACAGCAAAGTGCGGGACATGATCAGCGACAACCAGTATCGTCTCCTCGTCAGCATCAACGACCTGCGGCGGAAAAACGAGAAGAGGGCCCACAG GCTCCTGAGCAATGCCTTTGAGGAGCTGATCGCCTTCCAGCGTGCCTTGAAGGATTTTGTTGCCTCCGTTGATGCCACCTATGCCAAGCAGTATGAGGACTTCTACATTGGGCTGGAGGGCAGCTTTGGCTCCAAGCACGTGTCACCACGGACGCTGACGGCCTGTTTCCTCAGCTGCATTGTCTGCGTGGAGGGCATCGTGACGAAAT GCTCTCTGGTTCGTCCAAAGATCGTTCGGAGCGTCCATTATTGCCCAGCTACCAAGAAGACTATTGAGCGCCGATACACGGACATGACCTCCCTGGATGCTTTCCCATCCAGCTCCGTCTACCCTACGAAG GATGAAGAGAATAACCCCCTAGAGACAGAGTTTGGCCTCTCGGTCTACAAGGACCATCAGACCATCACCATCCAGGAGATGCCTGAGAAGGCACCAGCTGGGCAGCTGCCACGCTCGGTGGACGTCATTCTGGATGATGACCTGGTGGACAAGGTGAAGCCTGGGGACCGCATCCAGGTGGTGGGGACGTACCGCTGCCTGCCAGGAAAGAAAGGCGGTTACACATCAGGGACTTTCAG GACTATCCTCATTGCCTGCCATGTGAAGCAGATGAGCAAAGACGTCCGGCCTCTCTACTCTGCTGCTGATGTGGCCAAGATCAAGAGGTTCAGCAAGAGTCGCTCCAAG GATATCTTTGACCAGCTGGCGAGATCCCTGGCTCCCAGCATCCACGGACATGAGTACATCAAGAAGGCCATTCTCTGCATGCTGCTCGGAGGGGTGGAGAAGATCCTCGAGAATGGGAGCCGCATCCGAGGAGACATCAACATCTTGCTGATAG GAGACCCTTCTGTCGCCAAGTCTCAGCTGCTGCGGTACGTGCTCAGCACCGCGCCCCGCGCCATCCCCACCACCGGCAGAGGCTCCTCCGGCGTTGGCCTGACTGCTGCCGTCACCACAGACCAAGAAACCG GCGAACGGCGCCTGGAAGCAGGGGCCATGGTGTTGGCCGACCGGGGGGTTGTGTGCATTGACGAGTTTGACAAGATGTCCGACATCGACCGCACGGCCATCCATGAGGTGATGGAGCAGGGCCGCGTCACCATCGCCAAGGCTGGCATCCACGCCCGCCTCAACTCCCGCTGCAGTGTCCTGGCGGCGGCCAACCCCGTCTACGGCCGG TACGACCAGTACAAGACACCTATGGAGAACATTGGCCTGCAGGACTCCTTGCTCTCCCGCTTTGACCTGCTCTTCATCGTGCTGGACCAGATGGACCCCGAGCAGGACAGGGAGATCTCGGACCACGTCCTGCGGATGCACCGCTACCGCAACCCCAACGAGCAGGACGGGGATG ccaTGCCCCTGGGCAGTGCCGTGGAGATCCTGGCTACGGAGGACCCCGACTTTgtgcaggaggaggaacaggagCTCCAAGTGTATGAGAAACACAATGACCTCCTGCACGGGCCCAACCGCCGCAA GGAGAAGATTGTCAGCATGGAGTTCATGAGGAAGTACATCCACGTAGCAAAGATGATTAAGCCCGTCCTGACCCAGGAGTCAGCCAGCTACATAGCGGAGGAGTACTCCCGCCTGCGCAGCCAGAGCCAGATGAACTCGGACATCGCCCGG ACCTCCCCCGTCACAGCCCGTACCCTGGAGACCCTGATCCGCCTCTCCACGGCCCACGCCAAGGCCAGGATGAACAAGACTGTTGATCTGCAGGATGCTGAAGCGGCTTTGGAGCTGGTGCAGTTCGCCTACTTCAAAAAG gtgctggagaaggagaagaagcgCAGAAAGCAGGCGGAGGATGACTCGGAGACcgagaaggaggaggatgaggagtcGCAGCCCAAGGAGGAGCGCAGGATGAGGAG GAGAAAGAAGGCACGCACAGGAGGCGAGGGGGACTCCTATGACCCCTACGATTTCAGTGACGCTGAGGAGGAGATGCCGGAGG tcCAGGCACACGGCCCCAAGACGCCCAAAGCCTCGGCCACTGGGGAAGCGAAGAAGCTGGAGCTGGCTGAGCCGAG GTTGAAAGCATTCAAGGCTGCCCTCCTGGAGGTCTTCAAAACTTCCCATGCCCAGTCTGTGGGTCTGAAGAACGTGATGGAGTCCATCAACCATGACAACCCTGAGCCCTTCTCGCTGGCTGAAGTGAAGGTGGCGCTGGCCCACATGCAAGACGACAACCAGATCATGGTGTCCGATGACATTATCTTCTTAATCTGA